A genomic stretch from Mastacembelus armatus chromosome 7, fMasArm1.2, whole genome shotgun sequence includes:
- the ctnnbip1 gene encoding beta-catenin-interacting protein 1, with translation MNREEAPGKSPEDMYIQQKVRVLLMLKKMGSNLTPSEEAFLRNYAGVVHSQMSQLPQHNIDQGAEDVVMAFSRSETEDRRQ, from the exons ATGAACCGtgaggaggccccggggaagtCTCCTGAAGACATGTACATCCAACAGAAGGTGCGGGTCCTGCTCATGCTAAAGAAAATGGGATCGAAT CTGACGCCAAGTGAAGAGGCTTTTCTCCGAAATTACGCAGGTGTGGTCCACAGTCAGATGAGCCAGCTTCCACAGCACAACATAGACCAGG GCGCAGAGGATGTGGTGATGGCGTTCTCACGGTCAGAAACTGAGGATCGGCGGCAGTGA